One window of Quercus robur chromosome 5, dhQueRobu3.1, whole genome shotgun sequence genomic DNA carries:
- the LOC126728055 gene encoding uncharacterized protein LOC126728055, with amino-acid sequence MYNSQTNLVEHVSHFNQRMAIHSKNKALMCKVFPSSLGPVAMRWFDGLREGSISSFKELTKAFGARFVACSRVLQPLDSLLSMTMREGKILKIYSDRYWEMFSEIDEDFDDVAIRTFKVGLPAKHDLRKSLTKKPIRSVRQLMDRIDEYKWVEEEQRQGKGKAKFIPQDRRDFKSDKYNNNQPRRDFAGRSGSTAAWVVGTMFREPVHQVLGKIKNEPYFRWPNKMGVDPMKRNQSLHCQYLQERGYTTKDYRTL; translated from the coding sequence ATGTACAATAGTCAAACAAACCTTGTAGAACATGTAAGCCACTTCAACCAGAGGATGGCCATTCATTCCAAGAATaaggccttgatgtgcaaggtgttcccaTCCAGTCTGGGGCCtgtggcaatgagatggttcgaTGGTCTAAGGGAAGGTTCTATTAGCTCCTTTAAGGAGCTCACTAAGGCATTCGGGGCTCGGTTTGTGGCTTGCAGTAGGGTTCTTCAGCCCTTAGACTCCTTGTTGTCTATGACCATGCGAGAAGGGAAAATCTTGAAAATATACTCAGAcagatactgggagatgtttAGTGAGATTGATGAGGACTTTGATGATGTGGCCATAAGGACTTTCAAGGTTGGCCTACCTGCCAAGCATGATTTGAGAAAGTCATTGACCAAAAAGCCTATAAGGAGTGTACGTCAACTCATGGACCGTATTGATGAGTATAAATGGGTTGAGGAAGAACAGCGGCAAGGGAAAGGGAAGGCTAAGTTTATCCCTCAGGATAGGAGGGATTTCAAGTCGgacaaatacaataataatcAGCCCCGAAGAGACTTTGCTGGGCGGTCAGGGTCTACTGCTGCCTGGGTGGTTGGCACAATGTTCAGGGAACCAGTGCATCAAGTCTTGGGAAAGATTAAGAATGAGCCATACTTTAGatggccaaacaaaatgggagTAGACCCAATGAAGCGCAATCAAAGCCTTCATTGTCAATACCTCCAAGAGCGAGGATACACCACAAAAGATTACAGAACTTTGTGA
- the LOC126725686 gene encoding uncharacterized protein LOC126725686 isoform X2: MSSISHGLVLATAMVISTTVLYLSCRQRSFPPSHLSRNQNSQQPQKLILRSCLHSGEKKRERKKKKVQFAENVKEPSGNGEEYRKGQMQMKLSKFIEENCRNKIPTIGGMQENRTALYNGILKDRVRVQRMQCSC, encoded by the exons ATGTCTTCCATATCACATGGTTTAGTCTTGGCCACAGCCATGGTTATCTCTACCACCGTACTCTATCTTTCTTGTAGGCAAAGGTCTTTCCCACCATCCCATCTTTCCCGGAATCAAAATTCCCAGCAGCCTCAAAAGCTAATTCTACGTTCTTGTCTACATTCAG gggaaaagaaaagggagagaaagaagaagaaggtgcaATTTGCTGAGAATGTGAAGGAACCAAGTGGGAATGGTGAGGAGTACAGGAAAGGGCAGATGCAGATGAAGTTGAGCAAATTTATTGAAGAGAATTGCAGAAACAAAATCCCCACAATTGGTGGAATGCAAGAGAATCGGACTGCTTTGTATAATGGAATTCTCAAGGATCGTGTCCGTGTGCAAAGGATGCAGTGCTCATGTTGA
- the LOC126725686 gene encoding uncharacterized protein LOC126725686 isoform X1 gives MSSISHGLVLATAMVISTTVLYLSCRQRSFPPSHLSRNQNSQQPQKLILRSCLHSVVVIVGEKKRERKKKKVQFAENVKEPSGNGEEYRKGQMQMKLSKFIEENCRNKIPTIGGMQENRTALYNGILKDRVRVQRMQCSC, from the exons ATGTCTTCCATATCACATGGTTTAGTCTTGGCCACAGCCATGGTTATCTCTACCACCGTACTCTATCTTTCTTGTAGGCAAAGGTCTTTCCCACCATCCCATCTTTCCCGGAATCAAAATTCCCAGCAGCCTCAAAAGCTAATTCTACGTTCTTGTCTACATTCAG TTGTTGTGATTGTaggggaaaagaaaagggagagaaagaagaagaaggtgcaATTTGCTGAGAATGTGAAGGAACCAAGTGGGAATGGTGAGGAGTACAGGAAAGGGCAGATGCAGATGAAGTTGAGCAAATTTATTGAAGAGAATTGCAGAAACAAAATCCCCACAATTGGTGGAATGCAAGAGAATCGGACTGCTTTGTATAATGGAATTCTCAAGGATCGTGTCCGTGTGCAAAGGATGCAGTGCTCATGTTGA